From one Flavobacterium kingsejongi genomic stretch:
- a CDS encoding DoxX family membrane protein, with protein MSFLGYFNRKDPGFFEFPTPYRSKYRPIIMIKPLPLLFIRLTIALSFFVHGLVRIPKIATFTQYMLARFEPTFLPKGIIILFSYALPFAEFTIGLLLLLGLFTRQALALGCVLMLCLVWGTALIEDWASLPTQFIHIAFMAFLLNALPQNSYAMDNLIKK; from the coding sequence TTGTCTTTTTTAGGCTATTTTAACCGAAAAGATCCTGGTTTTTTCGAATTCCCAACTCCATACCGAAGCAAATACCGCCCAATTATTATGATAAAACCTTTACCTCTTTTATTTATCCGCCTTACTATTGCCCTGAGTTTTTTCGTCCACGGACTGGTGCGCATCCCTAAGATTGCGACTTTTACACAGTACATGCTCGCGCGGTTCGAACCTACGTTTTTGCCCAAGGGCATTATCATCCTCTTTAGCTATGCACTGCCTTTTGCGGAGTTTACAATCGGGTTGCTGTTGCTGCTTGGGTTGTTTACAAGGCAGGCACTGGCGCTGGGCTGTGTACTCATGTTGTGCTTAGTATGGGGAACGGCCCTAATCGAAGACTGGGCGTCACTGCCCACCCAATTCATACACATTGCCTTTATGGCTTTTCTGCTGAACGCGCTTCCGCAGAATAGTTATGCAATGGATAACCTTATTAAAAAATAA
- a CDS encoding transposase, with the protein MTPIELLKFMLPDFLVDHFEVVFSTNTEEILHLYFEENAKPPSEFNGLQLISKGFQDEITIQDFPLRGKFVYLHIKRRRWINKDTSEIVKRDWNLVAKGTRMTQEFAAFLKEINR; encoded by the coding sequence ATGACCCCTATAGAGCTATTGAAGTTTATGCTTCCTGATTTTTTAGTTGACCATTTTGAAGTGGTTTTTTCTACTAATACAGAAGAAATATTACACCTATACTTTGAAGAGAATGCCAAACCTCCGTCAGAATTTAATGGACTTCAGTTAATCTCAAAGGGTTTCCAGGATGAGATCACCATTCAGGACTTTCCTTTGAGAGGGAAGTTTGTGTATCTACACATCAAAAGACGTCGCTGGATCAATAAAGACACAAGTGAGATCGTTAAAAGAGATTGGAATCTAGTTGCCAAGGGAACCCGCATGACTCAGGAGTTTGCGGCTTTTTTAAAAGAAATTAATAGATAA
- a CDS encoding lipoprotein: MKKSQLLCSLLLVFACGCQQKSPTYTTDQVKEDQENQQSDDVMHYRDSTMEVYSESAYTALADRKYKFPSTTDFEQIIEAVYHINVKKAKFDDVYLSEDNGPVPTAVRQKNFIYIFDHYADAEPNVDHNLTFNLNNYLFHKNIESRNVLLSSDNDKEYLFDLVEQYGYADDEYLLHYVLDKKYKNDNFQKLGALVFIKKPDGSLEIRTKILNFTASNANEKDVVLARNMLLYCIDLIDTDPDDEFSAAQKAKIIAFASNAIDPIYKKYHRINDQHWGTASVLSYYIAAVGAQKWNETEAAYLKEQYYNLPNLAAMIAYANEFDSIGAPD; encoded by the coding sequence ATGAAGAAAAGCCAATTGTTATGTAGTTTGTTACTTGTATTCGCTTGCGGATGCCAACAAAAATCGCCAACGTATACTACGGATCAGGTAAAAGAGGATCAGGAAAACCAACAGTCGGATGATGTGATGCACTATCGTGATAGCACAATGGAAGTTTATTCGGAAAGCGCGTATACTGCATTAGCAGATCGTAAGTATAAATTTCCATCAACAACTGATTTTGAGCAAATAATCGAGGCGGTTTACCATATTAATGTTAAGAAAGCAAAATTTGATGATGTGTATTTATCAGAGGATAACGGACCCGTCCCGACAGCTGTGAGGCAGAAAAACTTTATTTATATATTTGATCACTATGCGGATGCCGAACCGAATGTGGATCATAATCTGACATTCAATTTGAATAATTACCTGTTTCATAAGAATATCGAATCCAGAAATGTATTGTTAAGCTCCGATAATGACAAAGAATACCTGTTTGATCTCGTAGAGCAGTATGGCTACGCAGATGACGAGTATTTGCTACACTATGTATTGGATAAAAAATATAAAAATGATAATTTCCAAAAGCTGGGTGCCCTTGTATTTATAAAAAAGCCGGATGGCAGTCTTGAGATCAGAACGAAAATTTTAAACTTTACAGCCTCCAATGCTAATGAAAAGGATGTAGTCCTGGCAAGGAATATGCTGTTGTATTGTATCGACCTGATTGATACGGATCCAGATGATGAGTTTTCAGCGGCTCAAAAGGCTAAAATAATTGCATTCGCATCCAATGCAATAGATCCGATCTATAAAAAATACCATCGGATTAACGATCAGCATTGGGGAACTGCGTCCGTCCTGTCCTATTACATCGCTGCTGTAGGTGCGCAAAAATGGAATGAAACGGAAGCAGCCTACCTAAAAGAACAATATTATAACCTGCCAAACTTAGCTGCAATGATAGCATATGCCAATGAATTTGATAGTATCGGTGCTCCGGATTAA
- a CDS encoding transposase, giving the protein MGGFFGVNGKKLQRQYKKYLSSFSTWAQREHAHEWIIYPENIGTHLSIDEVALSQGELFTIVTNKEARGKKGCLVAIIAGTKADQVIEHICKIDYKKRSWVQEITLDMANSMKLISKKCFPKAVQVTDRFHVQKLALEALQEIRIKYRWEAMDTENRFILQAKKENKTYLSDLLSNGDSVKQLLARSRYVLYKSRDKWTERQNERAQLLFGLYPDIKKAYSLTQQLRSIYNNHNNKHVAMTKLAHWYRNVEESGFKNFNILLNTITVNYQSILNYFDNRSTNASAESFNAKVKAFRSQFRGVRKVDFFLFRLSNLFG; this is encoded by the coding sequence ATTGGAGGTTTCTTTGGAGTCAATGGGAAAAAGTTACAAAGACAATACAAAAAATATTTAAGCTCCTTTAGTACGTGGGCTCAACGTGAACATGCGCATGAGTGGATTATTTATCCTGAAAATATAGGTACCCACTTGTCAATTGATGAAGTAGCCTTGTCTCAGGGTGAGCTTTTTACTATTGTAACCAATAAGGAAGCTAGAGGTAAAAAAGGTTGCCTAGTTGCTATTATTGCAGGGACAAAGGCAGATCAGGTCATTGAACATATCTGTAAAATTGATTACAAAAAAAGAAGTTGGGTTCAAGAAATAACACTTGACATGGCTAATTCCATGAAGTTGATTTCCAAAAAATGTTTTCCAAAAGCGGTACAGGTTACCGATAGATTTCATGTTCAAAAATTAGCTCTAGAAGCATTACAGGAGATTAGAATAAAATATCGTTGGGAAGCGATGGATACTGAGAATCGATTCATATTACAAGCGAAAAAAGAAAACAAAACTTATCTCTCAGATCTTTTATCTAATGGAGACTCTGTAAAACAGTTGCTCGCCAGAAGTAGATATGTTCTTTATAAATCCCGCGATAAATGGACCGAAAGACAAAATGAACGAGCCCAATTGTTATTTGGCTTATATCCCGATATTAAAAAAGCATACAGTTTAACCCAACAACTACGAAGTATTTACAACAATCATAACAATAAACACGTTGCGATGACAAAACTGGCACATTGGTACAGGAATGTAGAGGAGTCAGGGTTTAAAAATTTTAATATCCTTTTAAATACTATAACGGTTAATTACCAGTCAATCTTAAACTATTTTGACAATAGAAGTACAAATGCTTCAGCAGAATCTTTTAATGCTAAAGTAAAAGCATTTAGGAGTCAATTTAGAGGAGTGCGTAAAGTAGATTTCTTCTTATTTAGATTATCTAATCTTTTTGGCTAA
- the rseP gene encoding RIP metalloprotease RseP, with protein sequence MEIVIKLGQFLLSLSLLIVLHEFGHFIPAKLFKTKVEKFYLFFDVKFSLLKKKIGETEYGIGWLPLGGYVKIAGMIDESMDKEQMALPPQPWEFRSKPAWQRLIIMLGGVTVNFILAFIIYIGMAYAYGDQYIANSELKDGIWVTTPVGEQIGLKTGDKILEVDGVKMLKFDDIPGKILFAKTVLIERNGQQQTLNMPIDLLDQLMKGEKKPFINLRMPFMVAEVADSSANKATLKAKDMVLSLDGTPTRYADQVIELLKAHKNKTVSAVVLRDNKEETVSLKVDQNGKLGAFYGGLTPDNLAKLDYFKISSQHYSFAESFPAGLHKGKEEVLGYLKQLKAIFNPETGAYKGVGGFKAIFDIFPQSWSWEIFWGRTAMLSIMLGVMNLLPIPALDGGHVMFLLYEIITGRKPSDKFLEHAQIVGIVLLIALLLFANGNDIYRAISSR encoded by the coding sequence ATGGAAATAGTTATTAAGCTCGGTCAGTTCTTATTGAGTTTGTCCTTACTGATTGTACTTCACGAATTTGGTCATTTTATCCCCGCCAAATTATTCAAAACCAAAGTCGAAAAATTCTATCTTTTTTTCGATGTTAAATTCTCCCTTTTAAAAAAGAAAATAGGTGAAACCGAATACGGTATCGGATGGCTGCCCCTGGGTGGTTATGTAAAGATTGCCGGAATGATTGATGAGAGCATGGACAAGGAACAAATGGCCCTGCCACCACAACCGTGGGAATTCCGTTCCAAGCCGGCCTGGCAGCGCCTGATCATTATGCTGGGTGGTGTTACCGTAAACTTTATACTGGCTTTTATCATTTATATCGGTATGGCTTACGCTTATGGCGACCAATATATTGCCAACAGCGAACTGAAAGACGGCATCTGGGTGACTACTCCGGTAGGCGAACAGATCGGATTGAAAACAGGGGATAAGATCCTGGAAGTAGACGGTGTAAAAATGCTGAAGTTTGATGATATCCCGGGTAAAATCCTTTTTGCCAAAACGGTATTAATCGAAAGAAATGGCCAGCAGCAAACACTGAACATGCCTATTGACCTGCTGGATCAACTGATGAAAGGCGAGAAAAAGCCTTTTATCAACCTGAGAATGCCTTTTATGGTAGCCGAAGTAGCCGACAGCTCTGCGAATAAAGCAACGCTAAAAGCGAAAGACATGGTACTAAGCCTTGATGGAACTCCAACCCGTTATGCCGACCAGGTGATCGAATTGCTGAAAGCACACAAAAACAAAACCGTAAGTGCTGTTGTACTGCGTGACAATAAAGAAGAAACGGTATCCCTTAAAGTAGACCAAAACGGTAAACTGGGTGCCTTTTATGGTGGCCTGACTCCAGACAATCTTGCCAAACTGGATTATTTCAAAATCAGTTCCCAACATTATTCGTTTGCCGAATCTTTTCCTGCCGGATTACACAAAGGCAAAGAAGAGGTATTAGGGTACCTGAAACAACTAAAAGCGATCTTTAATCCGGAAACCGGAGCCTATAAAGGCGTAGGTGGATTTAAAGCTATTTTCGATATTTTTCCACAAAGCTGGAGCTGGGAAATCTTTTGGGGACGTACCGCGATGCTTTCCATTATGCTTGGTGTAATGAACTTATTGCCTATTCCTGCCCTTGACGGAGGACACGTAATGTTTTTATTATACGAGATAATTACAGGAAGAAAACCAAGTGATAAATTCCTAGAACATGCACAAATAGTTGGCATTGTGTTGCTTATAGCACTCTTACTTTTTGCAAACGGAAACGATATTTATCGGGCAATTTCGAGCAGGTAA